AGAAGGGACAAAGTCATCAAAAATCAAGCAGAGATACTAAAAAAAAAGGTTTACCCCCTATGACGACctctacagcagcagcagtaacagCAACAGCCTACTATCGTAAGGAGAAGGAGGCCTGCTACAACAGCTATGCTGATGATCAAAGCCTGAAAGTTGACTGTAAAAATTAAAAGCAGAACTTTAATACATCTGATATTGCAAAAGGAAATCAACAAAAATGAAGAAATATGCTAGCAGAAGAGTTCCACAGAGAGCTGGACTTAGCATGTCTAGATTTCATTAGAAATCTTCCTCACAGAAGCCAAAGGAGGACAGATGGAGATCACACCTAATTATTCACCTCAATGGATGTATCCAATTTACTTAGACTCATCACTCTGAAATACATTTACCCAGTTTAAAAGGATTCCATTCCAACTCATGTAAGGTATGTGCCATACATATTTGCCAGCTTCTCACACTTCAGATATATAATACATGCCTGGCATTCTCTTGGGAGCACACCAGTGGATTTGAAAAACCATCTGAAGAGCTGCACATTGTATTGTAGAGAATATAAGGGGGCACCACTTCATGGACTTAAAAAGCAAAATACTAGACAATAAAAAACCCTCTTTAGATAAAAAGGACCTCGCAGATTACTGCCCAATATCTAATTTGCCATTCTTGGGGAAAGTAGTTGAGAGAGCAGTTGCTGAGTAGCTCCAGGCCTTCCTGGATGAGACTTCTGCACTTGACTCTTTCCATTCTGGCTTGTAGGCTTCGTTGAAGACGTTCGCCTTCAATTAGATAGAAGCGATTCAGCACTGCTGATTCTTAGATCTATCAGCAACTTTTGACACAGCTGATCATTGATCTTGGTCAACTGCCTGGTCTTGCTGGGGGTTCAAGGTACTATCTTGGCATGGTTTTCCCTCATTCCTCCAGGAAAGCTTTCAGACCGCTGCCACTGGAGACAAAAGGTCCTCCAAGAGGTCACTGGTGCATGGTGTTCTGCACGGTGCGATCTTTTCCCCaatgttgtttatttatatgcGCTTCTGGTAGAACTCATCAGGAAGTACAGCATTGAGTGCCACCAATATGTTGATGATACCCAGGTCTTTCTCATGCTGAATAAGCAGCCTAAGGCAGCTAGCTTTCTTTGACCTGGCCCAGTGCCTGGATGCCATGGTCGGATGGTTAAGACAGAGctggctgaaactgaatccatctAAGATGGAAATTATGTGATTTGGGAGGACCGAGCCTCTGGAGGAGGTGCAGCTACTGACTCTTGATGGGGGTCCACTTATCTTTGGTGGAGTCTGTGAAGAGCCTGGGGTTTTGGTTGGATACCTCGCTATCTTTGGATAAGCAGGTGTCTACAGTGGCAAGGTTGGCATTCTACTATCTTTGCCAGGCTTGCCACCTGGCCCCCTACCTGTCTTGATCAGATCTGGCCATAGTGATTCACACCATGGTCACCTACAGGTTAGACAACCGTaattcactctatgcagggctgcccttgaagacagttcaGAAACCGCAGGTTTCTGACCAATTCATCATAGTCTGCCCATAAGCAGCCTATTTTATAGCAGCTACACTGCTTCCAATTGGTTTCTGGATCAAATTCAAGATGCcgattttaacctttaaagccctatatggtctGGGACCATCATACCTGAAGGACCGGCTCTCTCATGATATAATCTCACATAAAATTTTATGTTCTTCATCTTGAAGCTTACTGGTGGTGCCTAGTCCTTGAGTGGCTTGACTCTCTCCACCAGATCAAGGACTTTCTCTGTGAtgaccccaacctggtggaatacCCTGTCTAACAATACATGTGCCCTGCAGAACTAATCTAGGTTCCGCAGGGCATACAAGGTAGAACTGTTTCAACAGGACTTTAACTTGCCATAATATATTGTGAAATCTCTGCTACCTGGTTTCAACAGGCCTTTAACTTATCACAATGTATCATGGAATCtctgttttttgcttgtttttttacTATTGCTTTCATTCTTGTAGGACCCCTCAATTGTATGTctttagttttaatatataagatttattgttgtattttatgttgtaaactgctttgggcctcATCTGAGGGAGAGGTAAAAAAAAtctagtaataaataaataaataatacaattctATATCATTTCTGAAAGGAGTAAGTACCACATTTTATCTTTAGAATCAAGTTTTCATATCATGTCATTTTTGTATGGCATCTTAACGAGAATTATTAGTGTCTACTCAGCAGGCATGAGGTCAAATTCTTTGACAGGTAGTTTAATACTATCACTCTACAAAATGAAATCCTGTAACCATATTGTCACATGCTTCTTATAGAGATGGAGACTGACCAACATTTGTAGATGGTGCCTTGTGTGTATGTTATATACTGACTTCTGACTTATGGAGCCTTACTTTACCTAAACAGTTAGTTATCCAAAAAAAGCAAATACCTTTCACCCAAAAgtcaagattaaaaaaaaaactcatttcAAAAGACATAATACTTTGTTTCTCAAAGATGTGAAGATTCAAAAGGGGAAACTCCCCTTTTTCTGAAGAGCTTACCCCCACTTTTCTACCAAAAAAAGGGGTAAATATTGGGGTGTTCTAGAGATGTAACTCATAAAAAActtgaaaaaatggaggaaaagtaGTTCTACAAAGATGTTTGCTTCAATTTTTTCAAACAGGAAATTTGGAAGAGCTGAAAAAGGCCCTTTGTAAAATGCTTTCTCCTTTTGGAAAAGATGAAATGTTTTCTCACACAAGGTTTTTCTCACTCAAAATGTGTAGTATAGTAATTCATGTAAAACAACCTAGGAAATTTGATAATGCTAATTCTTATGCAAACTGTAAACATACACAACTTATTTTCAAACGTATGCCTACTGCTTAAATGGCACTAAGTTTTACCACGATTAATTTGCTTTAACATAAATGATACGCTATTGCTGAGTTCAATGTTTTCAGCGATAAAAAGACTTCATCCAAAATATTGCTCAATATTGCGCTATTGCTGCACAAGAGCAACCAGAAAAATTCAGTTacaaatgactgctgcagcacaACAATAATGCAACATCCAATTATGTGTGTATACAGTCTATGTTTAATCCAATATCCAAATATGATGCTAGTACTATTGTCCCCATTCTGTATGAATAAATTTCCTTCCATTTGCTTCAAAATCTACACTTCCTATTATCTTCTTTTACTTTTTCCTACTTCTTTTCCTATCTACTTAGATACAAAGGCTAAACATGATCTCTGAAACTTGAATAAATTGAGTCATAATTCTGAAGAACCTTGAGTTTGGCCTACTACGGGTCTAAGTTTGATAGAAAAAACCTTTTTAAAGCAAAAGCAGCTTAACCATGAGATTGACAGAAACGTGGAGATGTGGTAACGGCAGCGTGAAGATAATTTGTTTATTGAAAAACAAAGGTGACATGCCCTGGGTGTATAAGTGACAATACAAGTATAATAAGGCAATAGCCTTGTGCACACCTTTACATAGTGATGAAGATGGGTTCTATAGATTCAAATTTCCATAAATTGCACATATTGCTTCCCAGATTTCAGTAGGTCAGCTCATCCTAAGGATCTTGAAACTGGTGCCATAAATGCTCCTTTAAACATATTCAGAGATGGCAATCACACAAATGTTTGTTTAATGAGTCAGTGATTGCCAGTGTATATTGTTTAATTCTACCCTGTACGGTATCTGTGTCTGGGATCCACCAGAACATTTCCTCAAACATAATTCTACCAGAAGAATGTGATTTTTTTCACCCACTCACACTGCAGCAACACAAAATGTCACCCAAAGCAGCATTCCATCCACAGAAATGCAACACCGGATCCAAACTCTGTCAgattaaacatattttaaaaatgataaactGAACAAGCATCAGAATGAGATTTTTCTAAATCCTTTATGCAGAGTTCTTCATAGGGCTATGGATAGGCAGAAACCCATCCTATTTCCATTCCACAGAAAGAATTAGAATTGTCTGATTTCATATCCCTCAGGTTCATGCAGAATCCTTATGTATAGTCATTTTAAACCTCTGAGCTGAACCAAGCCAGGAGACATCACTGTTATGTTCTGATAAGAGCACGTGccttgacattaaaaaaaaatcaaggtcaGACAATTGCTCTATATATGAAAGGGCTCCCAGTGGGTATAGGTCATCTGAAAGGTCCAACACATTCTGACCGCAGGCCAAAATCAGTTACAgtaaaattctaagcagagtaacgccagtctgagcccattcctttcaatgggcttagactggagtaactcttcactGTTAAAAAAGTATATCACATTGGCCCAACATTTCAGACTTGACAACACTATTTGACACAAGATAACAAATCACTCAATTCCTTATATAGCATAACTTTTTCCCGAAGTCAGAGGACCAGTTTAAGCACTACACTAAACTGCAAAGCAGGTACATATTTGCTTGAGAAGGAATACAAGGAGAATTCATACATCGATCAATTTCTGTGAGGAAGGAAGTTTGAGTACCCCCTGCTTGCACAAGTTGATCATCAGTGTTTACATTTGGTCCACAGAATAGgttttcagtacaatcctaattAGATTTACAAAGCAAGCAAGCCCCTCTgatttactcccaagaaagttcATGTAAGATAGCAGCCTTAATGACTGGGTTCAGACAATATATAAACTATGTATGGATAAATAGGAACAAGCCACAGACTATCAAGCCAATCCTGAATGCATGGCTTTGTTTGCTCTTTAGTGCAAACTATAGTTTGATGACATATTGGAATTGGTAAACTATGGTTTGTGCTCGCACAGTTCTCCAGTGGGACAAACAACAGCTCTACAGGACTGTTTCAAGTTGGAAAGGGAGGGAACAGTCAACCTTTCATGCCATGTTCCTGATGCAAATTGGGCCCATGTGTACCTCCTGAAAGCAAACATACACCTTACTGTTCACACAGCTCCCAGCATCATATCTGGTTTGGTCAAGAAAAAGTAGAGAGGGGCATAGAAAGCCATAACTCACTCTTATTCCTCCAAAAGACATCTGCTCATCTATAACATATTAGCGGatcaaaaaaaatgaaatgacatTTATGATTAGAAGAAGACATAATATTAAAAATGTGGCTTTATTCTCAGGTTTACAGCTCGGCCGGAAGCTGATTTCTTTCTGCTGAGTATCAAAGGCCAGCAGAAATTAATTTGGGGGAAAGTTTTCGCAGAAAAAACAGTATCACAAATCTATTAATGAACGCTCACTCTTGTGACATGAGATTACTATAAAGTTTGTGACTAGGTCACAAAGCTAACTGTACAGGCTAAAAGAAGGTGAGTTAACAATTCCTGCATGAAAATCAgtcctcattttatttatttatttatttacaaaatttattctTTGCCTTTTTGTCCTCATCAGGGTCACCAATGTGTATTTTATGGCTTGCATTAGAATTTAGCCACACAAACAAGAATTACAACCAGTACTTACCCCAACAGAGTCCCCAACGAGCTTCTGACAGTGGGCACAGCGTAGATGATGGAATGATACTCCTCACAGGATAATCCATGCAAATGGATTTTTCATTGCACCAAAGACactaaatagaagtgaaaaatgaCACAAATATTCTTACTAAGCACTCAATCCTTCACTTTTCAAGAAGTGTACACCGGCATTAATTCATTGGTAACTTTATAGACTTTGAATATCCTATTGTTCAGCAGGATTATAACTAAACATTTCTGCATCCTAAGCACCGAACATCTGAAGGACAGCACCTCTTTCATTTTTAAGACAAGATACCAATTACAACTTTCCATCTGTCAAAAGCACAAAACTCTTCTCTTTCTTGCCTCCTAAGACCTCTTCTCTGAGGACTGCATTCTGAGCTCCTATTGCCTTATTCTAGCTACAGCCAGAGTCAGTCAGCTTTGCCAGTACTCTTTTTTAATTTGTAAATCAAAACTGTCAAGGAGCCAGAGTCCCTCACGTGTTGAACTTAGCATCCAGACTATATCAGCCATGACAATAAGTTTTAGCCATCTCATCCCATAAGCATCATGAACTGTATCCTATAAATATCATGAACTGTATAAACAAATATGTTATACTCTTAAATTACTCCACTTCCATTTAATTGTTTGTAACGACTAACAAATACTCGAGTTTCTTCTGGTTACTTTTTGTAAACTAATATTTCTCAATTAAGagaggagtccagtggcattttagaaTTTCTTAGCTATTTCATTTTAGAATTTCTTAGCTATTTCTTAGGACCTTAGAAATTCTTAACTATTTCAGTTTCAAGTCAATGCCAAGCCCCAAGTTATTAAACACAAATGCCATCCCTCCTATTTCTTCTCATCCCTCACCTTTTACTGTGTTGCAGGCAGGCAGGGGACCAGGGAAACTCTGTGGGCTGCCACCACTTTGGTACAGGTTTAGGGGTGCCaggcccctggtgggggtgggggaacccccgccctcgccccccacaccctgcccccacttacctggccagcggggggggcacGAACCCTCTGTGCACGCTCCCGTGGAGCTGCGCGCTCccgcggatcgggcctgttttgggacaCTGCAGTGCGTAGgagcgctccgcagcgcctcaaaatgggcccattttggcccgtcttgagccgctgtggagcacgggagcgctgcTGTGCGTCGCAGCATCCCAAAACGGGCTTGATCTGCGCCAAAatggcccgttttgaggcgctgcgtgGGCGCGTTTTGGGCCACAACATGAGCCCCTACGGAGCATggatgctcggggggggggggcggcagctgcatgatgacatcatttcccggaAGTGCCATCATCGCGCTTTGCGGTAGCGAGCgagcgcgcacccccccccctcagaagagaggtaggagccaggccctgatcccctgctgggagattgaggggtcctggcaaccctatacaggtttcctcagaagggcccagagcacccaactgacTCCTTTTGTTCACTCTTTTCCAGTAGGTTTTACTTCATATGTGACTGAGTGAGGTGAGatgacccaggcagaataataagcaactttttaaaaaaggttagtAATAACTGGAGTTCAGATCTTTGTAGAATAAGAAGAACAGTAAAGGTAGGtgaacaacaaaataaaacaccctaaCACATCTAACTAGACTATTCCTAGCTGTCTCTTGGTGTTTGGCTTCAAGCGGACTCactccttctggatgagggatccatctgtctgcagcagcctctcctcaactgtgctccctaggagtgaacaccctccccctgCAGTGTGGCCTTTTATTCCTTcttctcaggcaccatccccctactTCTCTATCGGTgcaatttccccctccaaatctcctgtTAACAAATCACAGAGTCCAAAGGGGGCatgagaaatgtaggccctgtagtcactctagtacaggcttccctggagccactaggcctcactacgtAGAACCTGGCTCATAATGGACTGCTCTTTATTTTCTATTAAAATAAGAGCTGGGTATTTTCTTTGACTTTGTAATttcagaaagggtttttttgttggttttttgGGGATAATTCAGTGACTTTGCACCAGGCATCAAAAAGCTTTTAGGGTTATCGTGTTCAGCATTTGACTGAAGATACATTTTCATTACCTAGAAATACTTTGTTTGGATGTATACAAATTGACTTGATGAAATGTTGGCTGATCTTTCCTCAGTGACCAAGCAGTTTCTCTGTATCATCCATCACTCTGTTACCAAAACAAGCCTGAGCACTGTCAGTGGTTTGACTGATTCAAATATACATCTTTATATTGCTTTAGTGACTCATTATAACCCAGAAGTTACCTCATTTCACAGCATCTGAACTGAGCAGCAACAGTTTTTTTATGACTTTCTAGTGCAAATGTGCTGGAAGAACTTCCCAGTTTCATTCCTTTTTTGATCCTTCCTCATCTCTTATCCAAGGCACAAACTTCACTTCAGATGAGGATTGCTTGGGCAAGGGAGGGGGTTAATCCTACAACACCCATTCAGCACTCACCCTACTgttaataatatatattttttaaaaggacagtTTTTACAACAGTTTTTTCGCCTCTTAAAATGCTAACAACTGTTTGCTAACAACTGTACGGTTGACAAAACCGTACGAGGATGAAGGATTTAATCTCCCTTTTGAATATGTAGTCTTGATTTGAATCACGGCTGTGGTTACATGCATTTGCTTTTTACAGATGGAAATCTCTCATGTCTTTGTCATGCCACTTAAACCAAATTTAAACCTATGAAAGATGATGCAGCAAAAGATGTTCAGGATCCCTAAATGGTTACTTCAGCCTGCAGTAATATCCAGCGTGCTTCAGCCTGGATATTTAGACTTAACATCTTGACACCCACAGGTCTTAATAATGAATTGGACTACTCGGTATTTTTATAAGTCTAGTCTGACCATTTTTGTAGGTCTAGTCCGACTGATTCCATTAATTACAGAGGAGGATTAAACAAATGGTTTTTTCAATTATAACAAAATCAATTATATAAAATTAACTGTatgttttatgatgttttaagaGTAATTAtcatatttattctatttattgtaattaCTGTGTTCATGGAACGTATATTTATTGAATGTTGTATAAAGGGTATTATTGTATTTATGGAATGTCTATTTATTGAATgtctatttattgaatgtatctTTATTGTTTCACAGAGGGGACCGATTCTGAGTGAATAATAGTTGGTTTTGACAATTGGAAGCTGCAGGAGGTTTCTTTAAGCAGTGATAGGGTAATTTAATTGAATATTATATAAGCTAGTATTGAGAATGAATTATTACCCGTCCCATTGCATCACTGCTCTTTACAGATTGGAGGTTTAAATTGTGGAAATAGATGTTGACGTAAGTATAGATTTTGACTACATGTCTTTAGAGATAGTTTTGGATGGCAGCTTATTTCGTTATGGTTTGTTATAGaactaacggcctgaagaagaaagtgGGTTGAAACGAGTGAAAGTAAAGGTAaccggtatagctcgtcgccGTGGATATTGTCTTTGCCGTGGACACTGATCTTAGGTGAACACAGTCGCCATAACCTTGGCAAGCTGTGGCATTGCTGCTACCATCGACAACCGTGGACGCCGTATTTGTGAATACAACCCGCATTAGCGGAAAACAGTGAACTTATCCCGCATTAGCGGGAATTTATTTTGAACGTTGGTTCTTGATTTGGTATTTTCAGCAGTCAATAATTTGGGCTTTATGGTTCTGTAAGTTTGGGACTTTATGATATATACACTGATGAATTACACTGTataaattgtgtgtgtttgtgacttccttgagcctgtgtgctctTCTAGTTCAGTGCATCCTAGGAAGTTTATCCCTGTTGTTGTTGGTTGGTAGCATTTTAAATTTGACAGATTTCAAAAAGCATACATTCTATACGAAGCAATCAGATGTAATTTTCTGCTCCAGAAGTGCTGCTTAATCCCATAGAAGTCATGTGTTTCCAAGTCTGCTGGGTAAAAGGATTTGGGACTAGGCAGAGCCACTGagagtagaaaaaatatttaACATACACAGAGAAAATTATCAAGAAAAGGTTTTCCACGGAACCATAACCCCCCACACAGATAACAGCATTTTACTGAAGTGACTTCTTTCAAAAGTAATCTCATTCACCATGATCTTCCCTTTTTAgtaaagaattttatttttattttcttctgcccCCAAACTTGTATAAAGAGTAACCTAGCCAAAAAGATATTATCAACATTTACAAAATCATATGTTCTTTTCCCGCAATAAATATAAGAAATGCCAAAACTTACTGAAGTGTTTTGAATACACTGGTCACAAGTCTtcccagaaaaagcagcacatgCTAGAAGAGAATATGTGAAAAATAATTGGGTGTATAGTAAACCGTCCTGAAAGTACAAAAAGTGGTGAGATGTGGAGCTCGGTTTTAATAAATATCCCACATTTTCCTGAGATAACTATATGGACATCTCTTAGATATATAATGTTTTCCTGTTGTTAGCcgtcctgagcccatttgcagggagggcgggttatAAATATGATAATATAAAAAAATTGGACCTAAACAGCATCCAAACAATACTTATCAcacaaacaaaacacaattttaccTATTCTGTCCTTCCCCATCCCAATCCCTGCTCAGAGGTGGCAGCAAGGTCTCCTCAAATCACCCTTCATCCTGTTGGAAACGGGGCAATGGACTAAATGGCTCCCTAGTCTGACACAACAGGCCTCTATaacatttttatcttgttcttcCTCCGAATGGCACATACATGGCACATCCCTTCcctattttattattataacaactctttgaggtaggttagtctgagtgaCTTGGCCCAGCAATCTTCATGGCAGATGGGGAATTTAAAGCCAGATCCTAATTTGACACTAACCACAATACCATACAGCTCTCTGTGTCTTTCTAAAAAGGAAACTCAAAAGCTTCATAGCAAGCTATACTTAGTTATTAGTGGCTAATATGTAATACATTATGCAATATAGCTGTGAGAATTCATATACACACATCTTCAGCAGCACGTGCGCACACTCAGAGAGATGATAAATTATTAGAACAACATGAACACTATACCTTTCCCTATAGGATCTGCATAGCCAAAAAAATGGCTAAACATCTTGTTCTAGCTCTATGCTACTTCAAAGAGCTTAACAAGATTCTCTTTGGGTTAGTTATCAATGAAATTGTAACAATCCCAGTATTCTACTACTTGGGGAAGAAGTTCCACTAAGATAAATCAGATTTTCTCAGGTTCCACTTATGACTGCCTTACAAGTCAATTTTCACAAGCACAACAAGTCCATTTTAAAATGATAGCTGAAGGAATATTTACTCAGAACCCTAAAGTTGCAGCAGGAGCTGCAGCAACTTCATCAGAAAAACACAGAAGAAATCTGCAAATGCAATGTACAGATCACTCAATGCACACAACACATGGTTATTCTGTGATTATATATAAAGATGAAAACATTCTTGTCATTAGATATGTAGACAGCCAGAAAGCATTTATTGTATGAAGTCAATGGCCATTATAATCAAAGCACACAAAAACAACATAAACAGAGCGCAACAGAAAATATAATTATAATGCTAAAACACCATAAAAGCACATTAAAACAAACAGCACATTcactgtatataaataaatatatttaagccTTAAACACAGCTCTAGCCTGTATCTTATTCGCTGCCAAGGCAAATTGTGCTACTTTATAAGAAACAAACTTGTCTGAataggaaagaaggaaaattaaTTTCTCTACAGACACATCAATATCCAGCTTAAAGTGAAAACTGCATCCTTGGCAGTTATTAGATGCTTTATATTTTGCATGCTTATCTCATAAGATCAAGACAATACATACTTACAATTTAATttaacaaatatttacaggtttgcttctctcctccctctAAAAAATCCTTACAAAAATCTTTAAAAGACTTTTCACTTCAACCCTTTGGCTGTATCTTACCAGAAAACAAAAGCCACCCTTTTGTACAAGAATGAGAATATAAATTTTAATCAATTTGGGCAACAATTGTTTGAATTGTAGTTTTTCCTGTAGCAAATTGGTCTGTACAATTGCTGACACTAGGCCACTGTTTCTCATACAGATGTGTCTTCCTAAATGAAAAACAGCCTGTAACACAGGAGGGGCCTAAAACAACCCTGCATATTGAAAATAGGCCTAACAATAATAGGGCAAAGACTCTGACTTGTACTCTGGGACTTGAGTCAAGGGCCAAATGAAGAAGAAATAGGATAAACTGGTTTCACCACCCCATCATCTCATACTTACAGATGAAGAGGCCAAGGAGTTATGCAGGAACCAGTGGGGAAGGCAGAGCACAGGGCAGGAACTGGACAGTACATCCATTGAGGCTTCCAGGTCCTTAGATTGGGCAGAAATACTACTATTACTCAAAGGACAAAAGGATGCCTCATTGGGGGTAACTTGTGAAGGGGATGCTCCCAGGGTTGGCAGCTCCAGAtcaggaaattccttgagatttaaGGTCTCGAGCCTGGAGGTGGGCGAGggttggggagagaaggggacctcagtgggataaaATGCAATTTAGTCCATCAcctaaagcagccgttttctccaggagacctGATCTCGGTGAACCcggagattagttgtaatccCAGCTCTACAGCCGCCCCAtgaaggttggcaatcctagtcctCTCTGCCTGTACTCAGAAGCCCAGTTAAGTGaggcaaaaagaagaaaagggcatCCGCCACcttcaaaagccaggaagggaTCTCCATCCAAAACCTTCCGGGTCAAAATGACAGAAAGAAGAGCAGGAGCTCACGGCTGCAGACATGCTTTCTAACTTCAGCCACTGCTCCATCTGTACTGTGTTTTATAGTTTTGGTACAGCCTCTTATGTGGACATTGACGCCTATTCATGTGTTTTATTGTGGTtccaaatgtatattttaaattttgtatttaatggttattgtgagctgccctgagcctacgTGCGGGGAAGGCGcgatataaatgaaacaaactcaactcattttatgctcacaataaccctgcgaggtagagCAGGCTGAGCGAGAGAACGGCTGCCCCAATTCGGGCCTTGGATCCGGATCTCTCCCTACTCCCGGCTCCGCACTGTAACCACTCCATCACCCCGTCCTCAGCGAGAGCCACGCCCCTCCCTTTACCTTGCCCGACTGGCCCCGAGGTAGTGGCTGGAGCTGCCTGCGTGGTGAGATCCTCCCCAGCAGCCGAGCAGCTCCGCGCCAAGAGAAATGCGGGTAGGCACAGAACCCAAGGCCGTCGCCGAAGCCACTGAGCGGCCTCCATCTTCTCCCGCGCACCGCTCGCCCCACGCCCGTTCGTCGCTTGTCTTTCCCTTCACCCGACTCCGGTGAACAGTTGGTCGCCTAGCGCAAGCGCACTCCAGACAGAACGACCAGCCCTCCACCTCAGAAAGGCTAGCGCCGCTGCTCGTCCTTCttgccccgccccttccctttgaAGGCTAAAGCCGGGCGAGTT
Above is a window of Eublepharis macularius isolate TG4126 chromosome 11, MPM_Emac_v1.0, whole genome shotgun sequence DNA encoding:
- the LOC129337238 gene encoding pituitary tumor-transforming gene 1 protein-interacting protein-like isoform X2; translated protein: MEAAQWLRRRPWVLCLPAFLLARSCSAAGEDLTTQAAPATTSGPVGQACAAFSGKTCDQCIQNTSCLWCNEKSICMDYPVRSIIPSSTLCPLSEARWGLCWVNFQALIISIAVVAGLLLLTIVGCCCYCCCCRGRHRGRLEEEERFIREREEKHLQSLQRKHERKAKHDEIRKKYGLLQDSDHPYSRYENE
- the LOC129337238 gene encoding pituitary tumor-transforming gene 1 protein-interacting protein-like isoform X1; translation: MEAAQWLRRRPWVLCLPAFLLARSCSAAGEDLTTQAAPATTSGPVGQACAAFSGKTCDQCIQNTSCLWCNEKSICMDYPVRSIIPSSTLCPLSEARWGLCWVNFQALIISIAVVAGLLLLTIVGCCCYCCCCRGRHRGYCFPFLFKPAQQMRLEEEERFIREREEKHLQSLQRKHERKAKHDEIRKKYGLLQDSDHPYSRYENE